The genomic interval GAAGTCCTCGAACAAAATATTCAGAAATAATCCATTGCCATTTTGGATAAAATTTTCTTGATATTGAATTAGTAAGTAAAGGATATAATTTTTTAAAAATTTCGGATTTTTTCTTTATCTTTTTTTCTTCAAGTATGGGATTTATTAAATGATGCAAGAATTCATGAATGATTAGATACGTATCCACTTTTTCAAAAGAAGGACCAAAAACTATATAGGCCCGAGGAGTAATCAATGGAGCAGAGCCCGCTCCAGTCGTTTCTAAGAGATTAGGAATTAATATAATTTCATTAAAGTGCCACTCTATATTTTCTTTTTCCAAATGCTTAATTATTTGTAAGATTTGACTATTCGTTTTTCTTTTATAAAAAGAAATAACTTTTTGATAATTCGGCTTTGATTTTTGCCAAAGTTTTTTTATTTCTGCCTCTTTATAAAATTTTCTTAATACTTGATTAAAGCCTTGAAACCATATATTTGGTTTTTGAAGAGAATCTTTATTTTTTGTTTTCAGCTTAAATTCAGGAAAATCTGATTGACGAAGAGTCCAGCAAAGATATTGAACATAATGACCACGATCAAAAAATTGTTCCATCATTTTTATATTACTTATGTTTAAGGATTGAAGATAGTTCTGGACATTTTTATAGAAAGAACTTTTTGGCAATTTTTCTTTAAATTTTTGATGAACATTACATAAAATCAAAGCACAAAAAAGACAAAAAACCCTTTCATCTAATGAGAAGGCAATTTTTATTTTTTTAGTTTTTTGGTTCATAGATTTATTTAATTCTAACACATTTTTCTAAAAATAAAAAAAGTCCCGAATGTAAAATTAAATTCGGGGTAATTTTTATTTTATTGTTGGTTGGCTAAAGAGTTTTTGTAAAACTCAGTATATCCCTGAAGATGCTTTTAGCAGCTTCTCTTTTGAAGAAATTAGAGATTCGGCTAGCGACGGATAACCCTGGGTTTTCAGATAGAGTTCAGTAGAAATTATACTGGAGCAGGCAAAAGTTGCAGAAAAATTTAGATAAGCTACATATACTCTGACAAAGTTTTGCCTTAGAGGAATTTCGTTAGACTCAATTGCTTGTAGAAGACTACCTTCTGTAGCGTACTTTTGACATTCATAGAAAACTTCTATCAGCACCCCTAAATCTTCTTTTATTTCTTCAAGAGAACTGTGGAATTGATAGAAAATTTTCCTGAATCCTCCTTCTTCGATTGTAGTAATTGCTCCTTTCCATGCAGAACATCTTTCTGGGATTATTCGCTGTGCTAAAAAAGCATTTTCAAGTTCTATCATTTGGTCAAGTTCTGCTGTATCTTGGAAATTTAATCTTTCCATTTTTGCCAAAAGATGGTCAATACAATCAATAGCTTTCCCTAACCTGTTGTCAGTAGCGATTAAATGCTCTATAGCTCCTTCCATATAATATTTTTCTTGTTGTGAATCTCCATTGCCATGAATTTCTGTAAGTAGAGCATCTTCTAAAAGCGAATTTGCCATTTCAAGTTCTACTAAGATGTCTGACGTTACTTTCGAAAGCATAGTGGACTCCGGGATGTATTTTCTACAAGGCTGATGGTTTTTTCCACCCATTTTATATCACCTCCTAATTTTTTTCAATCCTTCAATGCAACCTTTCCTCTATATTCCTATATATCATTGAAAAGGTTCTATTCTTTTTCTATCAAACCCAACAATCCTTGTCAATAGCTTTTCAAAAAAATCCAACGATTTACCGCAGGATTGGTTTTTTACTTTTTGAGATTATCAAAAATTTATCAATGAAAATACGATTTTTGAGAATTAAAATTTATCTATTAATATTTTGGAGTTTGAATTTCTTTATAGAACCACCAATCATCTACCCCAAAGTAGCTTTGAGGAATATATCCTACTAATTTATATCCATTTTTCTTATAAAATTTAGATCTCTGTTTGTCTGTTATTAAAAGGAGAATTTTATGAATCCCCTGTTTTTTAGCAATAGCTTCATATTTTTTCAGGAGGTTACTGCCGATACCTTTATTTTGAGATGAATCTTTAACAGCAAGCCATATAATAGAAGAGACACCACCGTAAGGAGAGTTAGCTATAAGATAACCAATAATTTCGTTATTATCTATAGCAATAAGAAGGGTAATTGTTTTATTTTTGACCAATTGTTTTAAATTATTCTTCGTATAATATTTTTTTAGAAAAAGATTTCTTGCTTTAATAGGATATTCTGGGAATTGTTTTTTTACACTAACCTTAAATAAATCCCAAAACAGACCAATATCCTTGTGGGTTGCCTTTTTTATTTTAATTATCTGACTGTTCTTTTTCATTTTTCTATACATTTTTAAATTTATCTCTGTGATTTTTAATTTCTAAATACGCCTTTCGAAGAAAATCATCAAAATTGGAATGCTGCTTTGTGTGTTTTTTATACAATAACTTAAAATATTTCGGCAAATTTTTCTTTCCAATATATATTTTTTTATATTCGTCATAAAAATCTGCTTTCTTTTTAAGTAATTTTTGAATTCTTAAATCATTTAATATCACAGGAGCCAAAATTTCACTTAAATGCCATTCAATATAAGGACATTCAAAAGTTTTACTTTTAGCATTTGGGAAAACTTCTTTCCATTTCTTAAAATACAAAAAATGACAACATTCATGCATAATTACTTCAATAGCATCTTCAACTTTCTTGTATTTATAGAATATAGAGAAACTCCAATCATTTAAGAAACGTGGGCAGATTGGATTTATAGAAATCATAGCTTTAATCTTTTCTTTGTTTTTGGGCCATTCAGTAGACATAATTTGTTGCAACAACTCAAAATAATCCTTTTCTATCTTATCCCATGCTTTTTGATATTTTTTCTTGTTAGCAATAATGATTGTTTTATTGGATTTTTTGTAATTAACAATATATTTTTTCAAAAATTCAACCTGATTTTTTTCTTCATTTATTGAATAAACTTTTTCAATCTTAGGATGTTTTTTAGTAATATACTTACCCCATCCCCACTTATTTTTAAATAAAAAACCATGGATACAATCCACTTCTATTGGCAACGGGATGTTAATAAAGTATATTTTTGGCAAAGCCATAATTATATAAAAAATTTTTTAAATTTCTTTTTTTCTATTAATATTTTACAATGTCAACATCGGATGTCGATATCGAAATTGGATACTATTATCTTGCCTGTCGGCAAAATTATTATTTAGGGCTATCTTTTATTTTTTTGAATAGTCTTTTATCATGAACAGCTATACTTTGTAATTTGTATCCAGAGAAGATAGTTTTTAGTTTTGTTTCCAAAAAAAACATATCAATTACACTTTCTGTCTTCTTATAATTCAATCCTAATTTTTTGAATTTATCAAAAAATATTAAATGCATCAATTCATGGGCAATCGTTATATCAGCTTCTTTGATATCCATTTTTCTATTACTTCGCAAGTCAATAATATTAGGATATTCAAATTGTCCTTGTGGCCCATATAAAGTAATATAGCAAATATATTTATCTTTTATTTTAACATTGAAATTTCTTAAAATATTAAAAAATTCTTTTCCATTTCTTTTCCAATTTTTTCTTATTATTTCTTTTCTCTTTTTATAAACATTTTTATCATAAATATTATCCAACCTTTTATCTAATTCTTTTTTGAATAGTTTCTTATCCCCTTTTGTTCTTTGGTATAGTTTTTTATAAAATTTAGGTAATATAATAGGAAAATTATTATCAACAAACCATTGATATTCCGAATGAATATGTAATAATTTCTCTTTTTCTCTTTTTTTTGAATATATAAATTGTATCGTCATAGGACAAAATTCTTAAATTCTTTTATATTACTATTTTACTCTATTATTAAAATTTTGGCTATTTTGTGATTTAAGATTGTATAAAAAAATGGCCAAAGTAATTTTAGTTTACTCCCTTGGCCAGTTCGCACTCAGAAAAATCCTGAATCTTGTAATTGCTTAGCGATAGACACAACCTCACTCGCAGGATTTTTCATTTTTGGAAAATTATCCCCGACTAATTTCCCAATTTCTTGGATATTTTTATCTCCCGTCATTTGACTCACGATGAACGCTCCAACTTCATTGAAAGTCAAAACACCCTTTGTCTGAAAAAATCCGATATAGCCATCAATATCTTGCCTAATTTTAAACCGACAGTTTATTTTAGGCACAAATTTTTCATTCATTTTTGACCTCCTCATTTTGTGAGATGAATTCGTCCGGAGCATACATACCGCCATTATAACGAGAAGCAGAACATCCGCCACCGCAGAAATTATCGCATTCGCGACACTTGGCAGGCAACCACTTCAAAGATCTAAAATGAGCTAGGCGATTAGTCCATATTTCAATCAGCGGAGTCTCTAAAATGTTACCGTAACTCCCTTTGGCGATAGAACAGGAACGAACATTTCCCATGTAATCAATATGCCCAAAACCTGTACCTTGCCAACAACCAACCACAAAATCGTGATATTTCTGGGGCAATAAACACAAAGGAAAAGCATCGCCAAAATTGGCTAAAATATCCAATTCCTTTCTAACTTTCTCTATCTGAGAAAAAACAATCAAGTAATCTTTAAGAGAAAGTTTGGCTTTATCCCAGTCAGATTTTGCTCTACCGTAAGGAGTCAAGCGTCCCACATTTATTTCGTCTATATTGATACCGTTCATCTTTAACCATTC from Candidatus Parcubacteria bacterium carries:
- a CDS encoding DUF4932 domain-containing protein; the protein is MNQKTKKIKIAFSLDERVFCLFCALILCNVHQKFKEKLPKSSFYKNVQNYLQSLNISNIKMMEQFFDRGHYVQYLCWTLRQSDFPEFKLKTKNKDSLQKPNIWFQGFNQVLRKFYKEAEIKKLWQKSKPNYQKVISFYKRKTNSQILQIIKHLEKENIEWHFNEIILIPNLLETTGAGSAPLITPRAYIVFGPSFEKVDTYLIIHEFLHHLINPILEEKKIKKKSEIFKKLYPLLTNSISRKFYPKWQWIISEYFVRGLQASFIQNKTKQEKFFAEEKKQGFSKIKWFTYCFFKLKNKYSLKEKIIEILNELQNISDK
- a CDS encoding GNAT family N-acetyltransferase, giving the protein MKKNSQIIKIKKATHKDIGLFWDLFKVSVKKQFPEYPIKARNLFLKKYYTKNNLKQLVKNKTITLLIAIDNNEIIGYLIANSPYGGVSSIIWLAVKDSSQNKGIGSNLLKKYEAIAKKQGIHKILLLITDKQRSKFYKKNGYKLVGYIPQSYFGVDDWWFYKEIQTPKY
- a CDS encoding radical SAM protein; translated protein: MNELIALKSPLSVNFEVTPVCDLNCEFCFNAEVECKRMEHPSLNQVKSILDALAKAEVFEVRLFGGEFFIYPYWKEVLEYADSLGFFLSFVSNGTHINKDVVKKMLLHRIVCGAISLHGKKSIHEKITGVDGSFEATLKGIKSCIDCGLGISILYTLTKDNHRFIFETCEWLKMNGINIDEINVGRLTPYGRAKSDWDKAKLSLKDYLIVFSQIEKVRKELDILANFGDAFPLCLLPQKYHDFVVGCWQGTGFGHIDYMGNVRSCSIAKGSYGNILETPLIEIWTNRLAHFRSLKWLPAKCRECDNFCGGGCSASRYNGGMYAPDEFISQNEEVKNE